One genomic region from Capra hircus breed San Clemente chromosome 18, ASM170441v1, whole genome shotgun sequence encodes:
- the LOC102168380 gene encoding secretoglobin family 2B member 20 has product MMKGALLVLALLVTRELTFKTTEVEACPVFFEGLSAIILALPSKALNETLDSVDANEAEKAAAEKVRHCFVEAGPQNRLNQLKYKASIIFSDDCTSYKLSSVVNALIGLVSSLLSLV; this is encoded by the exons ATGATGAAGGGAGCACTGCTTGTGCTGGCCTTGCTGGTGACCAGAGAGCTGACCTTCAAGACGACTGAGG TGGAAGCATGCCCTGTGTTTTTTGAAGGCCTTAGTGCTATAATCCTTGCACTCCCAAGTAAAGCATTGAATGAAACTTTGGATTCGGTCGATGCTAATGAAGCTGAAAAAGCAGCCGCTGAAAAAGTCCGGCATTGCTTCGTTGAAGCAGGACCTCAGAACAGGCTTAATCAGCTGAAATATAAG GCGTCCATCATCTTCAGTGATGATTGCACCAGCTATAAATTGTCCTCGGTGGTGAATGCTCTTATAGGATTGGTTTCCAGTCTGCTCTCTTTGGTGTGA
- the LOC108637981 gene encoding major allergen I polypeptide chain 1-like: MTRAGALLLLCAALLLTTGGKCDDICPALRDTVDLFISGSHEAYIEQVEKYNQNPDVLETADTLKSCVDENLTPQDKQDALSALNKIYSSSLC, encoded by the exons ATGACGCGGGCTGGAGCTCTCCTGCTGCTCTGCGCTGCCTTGCTCCTCACCACGGGCGGAA agTGTGATGACATCTGCCCAGCCTTGAGGGACACAGTTGACCTGTTCATATCAGGAAGCCATGAGGCCTATATTGAACAAGTTGAAAAGTATAACCAAAACCCTGATGTACTGGAAACTGCTGATACCCTGAAGAGCTGTGTTGATGAGAATTTGACACCACAGGATAAGCAGGATGCTCTGAGTGCTCTG AATAAAATATACTCCAGTTCTCTCTGCTGA